A region of the Candidatus Uhrbacteria bacterium genome:
GAAAAGAATGTGCTCCGCGTTGCTTGTGAGCGCGATGACGATAGCGATCAGTCCGGCGATACCGATGGTGGCCGTGCCTGCGATGCGTAAAGCAAAGCTTCCGATCCAGAGACCGCCCATGAGGGCAAAAGAACCGAGAACAACACAGGCTGTGGAAATCCAAAGCGATTCATCCGGTTGATAGAAGACGGCGATCTCGGAAGTTACGGCGACCAAGATCAATGCGTAAGTCACGATCAGGTGCGCGCTTGAGAGCCATGGACGTTTTGCCTGATGCTCGTTCATGCGTTTGCGCTCGTCATACCAGACCATGACGAGGAATGCGCCGATGGCAATCGCAAACAAGAACATGCGCAGATTGATCCAAGGCATGTTTCCAGCGGCCGTGCCGAGCGCATCGATGAGTCCGACGGCGGCAAAACCAAAAAGCGCATGCGAGAGCAGGTCGAGTCCGCGGGATTTGAGTTTGTCGGCAACAATGCCGAGGATGAGCGCTTCAAATGTCCAGGCGAGCAGGAACCAGCGGCTATCGTTGAAATAGAGTGGAGCGGCCATGGCCAGAAAGAGACTTCCGATACCGATGAAAGCGACGCGCTCACGCCAAGCAGCAACAGCGAAATGGATTAAGGCAAAGGCGATGGCGAGACCGGCGGCCCAATATCGACCTTCAATGTTTGCTGGATGGAGATCGGAGAGAATTGCAAAGAAGAAGACGGGGTTGCTGCAGAGCAGGGTGTAATCGGCGGGATCGAGTTTGCCTTTGAGGACTCGTAAAAGACTGCGGCCAAAGAAGCAGAGGAAAAGAATGGCGAGGTAGGTGAAGGGGATGAACCAGGCGACTTCTCCGTTTCCGTAGGACCAGGCGGCGTAGGATAAGACGGTTCCAACAAACGAGAGTCCAGGGAGAATGCGCCATGGTTTGTACCAAGAGACGGCGAGCATGACGGCATTCAAGAGCAGGAGATAGATGAAGAAGGCATGCGGCGAGGCTGTGCGTGCGTCGAGGAGGAATGGGGTGAGGAAGCCACCGACCATCGCGAATGCGGCGAGTGATTGTGTGTTGAATCGTAGAGCGAGGGCGATGCCAGCAACAGTGACTGCGCAGACAAGAGCAAATCCGATGGTTGCTGGAATTAGGCTGTATGTCATCGTGGCGGCGTACAGGCTCAGGTACCAGGCGCCGAGACCGGTGCCGAGCAAGATGTGTGCGAAATTGCGCATGCGTGTTTCAAGCCAGTAACCGAGACCGGCCAAGATTCCACCGAGAGCAAGTCCGAGTGCTACGCGTAGTACCGGGGAGATGAGATTGTTTTCAATCGCAAAACGCAGCAAGAAGCCGAGACCAAGAAGCAGAGCGATACCGCCGACGGCCGTGTAAACCCAAGCCCCCATTTTGAATTCCCAAGCTGGCTTGGCGGGGACCGTCTCTTTTTGTTTTTCTTCTATCTTTGTGACGTGCGGCTTTGGCGCTTCACGCATCACTTTATTGACTACCTCGGTTTTTTGGGGAGACACGTTATCCAAACGCTCTTCCAGGTTTTTTACCTTCCAGAGCAGATAGGCGACGCCAAAACACAGCAGCAAAACAATGAAATCCATATATGGCCTATATGCTATCCTATACTGATATGGAGCGCTATTTGAACCTGCATGACACAACGGCGGTCGCGGATTTCATGGAATCCGTTATCGATTTTTTGCCGGAGAAAGATCGGAAGCCGTATCAGCAGCTGATAGACGCGGCTCATGGTAAAGAGCATGTTTCGCGTGAGCGATTGGCAGAAGCGGCTAAAAATATTGGTGCGGTTACTTGGAGTGCGCGTCGTGCGTTGGAGCATTTTATTGCGACCGTGGGCGCCGAGCTGGAATGGGAAGCGATTTTGGAACAGGCGCGTCCGGCCACAGCTTTGCTTTTGAAGCGATTACGCCGCTCGGCGGGAACATCAACGTTGGATGAGACGTTAAAGACTACGGATGCCAGCTATGCCATTGGTCCGGATCAGGAGGTCGAGATTTCCATGCTGCGCGATGAAGTGCGCTATCACATTTGGGAAACGCATCATGAGGCGCTTGAGCCCATGATCGAGGAAACAGCGGTTGAACTCGAAGCTATCAAGAAGCGGCTTAAGCAACTACGGGAACAGGCGACCAAGAGCGATGCGGCAACGCGCGATCGATTGCTCGATACGCTCGAGCGATTTGAGGATAAATTATATTATGGAGGTGAAGTTATCCCGCTTGAAGCGCTTGATGCGGAAATCAGATTTGATGCGGAGGATTCGGAAGGCGCGCGAGGTGATGAATAATTATTTGCGCCGCTTGGTCCCAACCATTGATTCCTGTTTTGGTTCGATGCGATAAAGGATGATTCAGAATTGTGTGCACCGCTTCAATCCATTGTTGCGGTTTTGATGGTGAGGCAAATATCGTTCCTTCGGGCGCGGTTTCCGGAAGAGCGCCCGCGGTTGAGGCGATGCAAGGGGTGCCGTGACGTGCCGCTTCATGAAGCGGAAGACCAAAGCCTTCATACCAGCTTGGATAGAGGAAGGCGGTTGCTTGTGCGTAGAGCTGATCGAGTTCTTCGTCGCTTACGCGTATAGGCGAGTCGCCGATGAGTTTGAGCTCGAGCCCTGTTTCTTTTGCGACTGTTCTCGACAGAGCGGCGTTTTTTCGCGGATCATTTGCTCCGAGTGCAAGCAAGAATTTTCTTTGAATGAATGAAGGGGAAGTCGGAGGCTGGAATGTCGAGTCGAGACCGAGCGGAATAACGACGATGTGGTCGGCGGGGATACGAAGAAGCCGTACGAGATCTCGCTTTGTACATTCGGAAACAGCAAAGATGATACGCGCGTTTTTTATTTGGTGTACGGCGCCGATCATCTGATGCCAGAGACGGGATTTCCACGAGAACCAGCGAGGTTCTATTAAAAACGATAGATCGTGAACAACGAGAGCGTATGGGGTTTTTGGCGTGCCTAACCAGCCGATATTTGGAAGAAATAAAAGATCGCTTTTCTTTTTGAAGAGGCGATCAAAACTGGTGAGATGTAGCCAGATTACTAATGAAAGTAGTTTGTTGGGGAGCTGAATATGCTCATCGGAAATCGGTGGTCTTGTTGCGCCAGATGTTGCAACCGTAATCGCGGCACCTTGTTTACGCAGAGCTTCTAGAAGTCCAGTGGCAACGCGTTTTACTCCGCCGGAATTTGGGTCGGCGAGCGAGCGGCCGTCAAACAGGATGTTCATACCGCGCGCGAGGCCCACGCTGTGCTGAGACGTTCTTTGAGACGTTTTTGAAAAGCCGCTTTTCCAAATGTTTCTGCGTGAGCGCGGATTTTTCTCGGATCGTAGCGCGAGGGGTCAAAACGAATGGCGGCGTTACCGATGTCTTCCCATGTCTGCATTTCAAAAAATGTTCCGGTAACTCCATCCATCACGGTTTCTGCGGCGCCGCCTTGTCCAAAGGCGATGATAGGGCGACCGGCCGCCATGGCTTCTACAGCGGTGATGCCAAAGTCTTCAATTTGCGGATGGAGGAAAGCAACGGCTTCACGGAAGAGTTGGATCTTGGCTTCATCGGTGATGTGGCCGAGGAATTCTGTTTTGGAGCCAGCCATTCTGCGGAGCTTGTCCATTTCCGGACCTACGCCAAAAATTTTCAGCGGAAGATTGAGTTTGGCAAAAGCGCGTACGACAAGATCAAAACGTTTGTATGCGACAAGACGTCCGCCAGTGAGCCAGTAGGTTCCAGGTTTGGTGGAAAGAGGGATGCGGTCGACGTCGACCGGCGGAGCCATAACCTCTGACTCACGCGAGTAGAATCGGCGGATACGCATCTGTGATGTGCGGCTATTGGTAAGCAATAGATCCGGTCGCATCGCTGCGAGTTGGTCCCATTGTCGCAAGTGATGGAGATAGGCGGGGAGTAAGCGCTTGATGAGACGCGGCTGGGGGATGTCGTTTACATATCCTAAACGCTCCTGCCAGAGGAAGCGTGTCGGCGTGTGGAGATAGCAGACGTGGAGGGACTCCGGTGTCGCGATGATGCCTTTAGCAAAATTTGATGAAGAAGAAAGGACGAGGTCGTAACCAGAAAGATCGATGGACTCTACCGCCTCGGGCATGAGCGGCAGGTACCACTGATAGTGGCGGCGGGCGAATGGAAGTTTGTTGAGTTTACTTGGACGGATATCGGCATGCTTGAAACCCACATGTGTGCGCTCCGGATCGTGAAACAGGGTAAAGATTGGGGCACGAGAGAACAATTCATGGAAAGCGAGGAGTACGCGTTCTGCTCCGCCGTCTTGCACGAGATAGTCATGGACGAGCGCAATGCGGCGCGGTTCATTCCGCGCTTCCATGCGAATCGGCTCCGGGACCACAGTCATATCAAAAGTGTAACCATGGAGCGCACGGCTGTCGCAGGATGTCCGTCAAGGGTTAATACGCGCCCTTTTTGTTGATAACCGCCATCGGTGTCTTGATCAGGATGTATAGGTCCAAAGCAGGGGACCAATTCTCGATATACCAAGCGTCTAGACGTACTTCATCTTCAAAGTCGAGGTCGGAGCGGCCGCTGATTTGGGCGAGACCGGTGATGCCTGGTTTGATCGCCAGAACACGGCGATGATGCGGGAGATAGTTTGCGACTTCACGCGGCTGATGCGGACGAGGACCGACCAAAGACATATCCCCCTTAAAAACGTTGATGAATTGCGGAAGTTCATCGATAGACCAGCGGCGGATAAAATGACCGACCGGTGTGACGCGCGGATCATCGGCAATTTTGTAGACCGGACCTTCCTTGATGCTTTTCTCTTTAATCAATTCTTGTTCAATTTTGAGGGCGGCTTTTTGTTTCTTGAATTGCGGGCCGATTGAGTAGCGGCGCCACATCGATCGCAGCTTCATCAGACGGAAGAGATTGCCACGCTCGCCAACACGTTCATTGAGGAAAAAGACTGGCAAACCATCTTCAATCCAAAGCGCGATCGTGGAAAAGATGATGAGAGGGCTGGTGATCAAGATGAGGATTGATGAAGCAACGATATCAAATAATCGTTTGAAAATACGGCCCCAGCCATCGAGTTTGGTGCGTTTGACGCTGATGACAGGAACGCCGCCAAACGTATCCATCTCTACGTTGGTGAAGGTGGCTGAGAAGAGATCGGCTAAATAACGGAAGCCGAGATGGAATTCTTCTGCGAGGCCGATGAGCTCGAGCGCGTCTGTGCGGTTGAGTTCTGGTTCAGCCAAGAGCACGGTGTCGATTTTGTGTTTGGATGCCAAGTCGCGCAGGTCTTTTTTGGTCGCTTCATTCCAGGTTTTATATTGTTTGACGATGGTCCAGCCGAGTTCCGGATGCTGCTTGTAGAGCATGGCGATATCCATTGCTGCGCGCGAAGATCCGACGAGCGCGATTTGCTCATGGCCGATACGTCCGCGGAACAAGATGCGTCGGAAGGCGCGTAAAGCGAGACGTGCGAGTGAAACATAGATAACGGCAAAACCAAAGACCGCAGCGATGACAAAACGTGAGGTATCAAGAGCACGCGAGAAAAAGACGATAGCGATCAAGAGCATGATGCCGGCCAAGCAGGAGATGAATACACGGCCGAGCGTGTTCCAAGCGCGGCGCTGGCGCATGGAGTACAGGCCGGCCATCGCAAAGAGCAGCATCCAGAGCAAGGCAAAGCCGGTGGCTGAGGCCAGATACTGCGGGAAAGGAATTTCTGTAATGATCGGACGGATACCGATGAAGTATGGGGAGAAACGAAGTGCGTATGCAGAAACCGCCGCACCCAAGAGGGCGAGGAAGTCGAGCGGCAACAAAAGTGCTGCAAAGGCCAAGTCGAGGCGACGCATTATTCTTATTGTATCACGCATGACGCGTATAACTGCAGAACCCCTCCGCCCGAGATCGGGGGAGGGGTTCAGGGTCAGATGAGCCGGTTGCCTTGCAGCTGCGAACGGTAGAGCCGGACTTTCTGCTTGTGGGTCGCGTCGGGGTGGAAGTGGATCTCCTCGCCTCCGCCAAAGAAGTCGAGACGATCCTCGACGCCCTCGTCGTATTTCAGGCTGCCGGGAAGTCCGCCGCGCGCGACCGGTGCCGGCTCGCTCCAGGCGGGGACATTGAAGAGACTGTACTTCCGCTTCTGCGCGATGTTGGCCTTCGTGCGCGCGAAGCCGTTCATGCGCGCGTTCTGAAGTGCGCGCAGGACGTCGGTGTAGACCAGGGCGTTCCGCGCGATGGCTTCCATGTCGAACGTCGAGATCACGTTCATCTTGAAGATGGGATGGGCTCGGCTGTCGGTGTAGACCAAGATGTCGACGTTCGAGCACTGCGCGGTGCCGGCGATGAGCTCCAGGTACTTCAAGCCGTCCTTCTTCAGGCCGCGTCGGACCAGTCCTTGGACTACGTGGAATTCCGATGTTTTGATCGATCGCTCGAACATCTCGGTCATGCAGTCGATGAGAAAGAGCGTGAGGGTCTTGTCGTCGATTTCCATCGAAATACCTCATGCCTTTCTTGGCATGGCGCGGCGATTTTGTCAACCGTTTCACGACGCAAGAAAACGTGGCATACTGCGCCCATGGCCAAGCTTTCAACGCATCTGCGTGTTTATCTCGAGCATCTTGAAATTGAGAAAGGCCGATCGCCGTTGACGATTAGGAATTACGATTTTTATCTCCGTCGTTTTATCGATTAAAAAAAGGATCCGGATACCGATACGGTGAATCAAGATTTGATTCATGAGTATCAACTGTTTCTGAATCGCTCCGCCGGCCGCGGGGAATCGGGGATGCGCAAGTCGACGCAGAATTATCATTTGATTGCGCTCCGATCGTTTTTGAAGTTTTTGAATAAGCGCGATATTGAAACGCTGTCTGCGGAAAAAATCGATTTAGCCAAACAAGGGAGCCGCGATGTTTCTTTTTTGGATGCCGGTGATTTGCCGCGTTTGCTGGAAGCGCCAGATAAAACGGATGCACTGCCTATCGTGAAGGCGCACGACAAGGCGATTTTGGAATTATTTTTTTCAACCGGTATGCGCGTGTCTGAGCTCGCGAATCTTAAAATTAGCCAGATCAATTTGGATCGCGAGGAGTTCACGGTGCGCGGAAAGGGCGATAAAAATCGTATTGTGTTTTTATCGCAGCAGGCGAGATTTGCGCTCAAGAATTATCTTGGCATGAGAAAAGATGAGGCTCCTTATCTTTTTATCAGGCATGACCGCGCCAAGAGCGGCGTTAAAGAAATTGGTGCGCTGACGCCGAGGTCGATCGAGCGATTGGTGCATCATTATTCCGTGGTCGCCGGAATTCCGAAGCATGTTTCTCCGCACACATTGCGTCACTCGTTTGCAACGGATTTGCTGATGAACGGTGCGGATTTGCGCAGCGTGCAAACCATGCTCGGACATTCATCGATCACGACTACACAGATCTATACGCATATCACCAACCAGCAGCTCAAAGACGTGCACAAAGCATTCCATGGGAAGCAGAGAGATGGAGATGATGGGGTTGAAAAGGAAGAGAAAACGTGATAGCTTCGCGGACGTTCCACTCAGCCCTTGTAGCTCAACGGATAGAGCGCCGGACTTCTAAGCCGTGATATGTTGGTTCGATTCCAACCGAGGGCACCATGCATCAAACCCGCCAGATAGGCGGGTTTGTGCTTTTTGGAGAAACTGCTAGGCTTTTTGCATATGCGCACACTTCTCTCGTTTTCCTTCCTGTTTTGGCCGCTTCTTATCCTTCTTCTTGTCTGTGTCCGTCAGGTTAACCAGTATGAGCGCGGCGTAAAGTTCATGTTTGGTAAATTTCACAAACTTGTAGAACCGGGCTGGCGTTTGGTGGTGCCTATTGTCCAGTCGATGACGAAGGTGGATGTTCGTACCAAAGCCGTTGAAGTTCCGTATCAGGATGCGATTACGCGCGACAACGTTTCTTGTAAGGTTAACGCTGTTGTTTACTATCGTGTTGTTGATGCCGGCCGCGCCGTTATCGTTGTCGAGAATTTTTGGAATGCGGTTTCGCAGCTTGCGCAGACAACGATGCGCAACGTTGTTGGTGAATTGACGCTCGATGAATTGCTTTCGGATCGCGATCAGGCCTCTGCACGTATCAAGGAGCTGGTTGCAACGCATACAGCTGATTGGGGTATTGAGGTGCAGACGGTTGAATTGAAGGACATTTCTCTTCCGGAAGACATGCAGCGCACGATTGCCAAGCAGGCTGAGGCAGAGCGTGAGCGCCGTGCCGTTATCATCAATTCCGAAGGTGAAGTGATTGCAGCTGATAACTTAAAAAAGGCTGCCGAGATCCTGTCTTCAAATCCTGCCGCTCTTCATTTGCGCACGCTTAACTCGATCAATGATATTTCAAGCGATGCGAGCAACACGATCGTGTTCGCTGTACCGATGGAAGTATTGCGGGCTTTTGAAGCCGTAGCAAAGAAGTAAAAGAAAAAAACATCCCGCCGGAAGCGGGATGTTTTTTATTCGGAGGAATTTGCGAGCTCTGCTTCTGGGTTGTAGTCGCTTGTGAGATTGATCTCGCTACCGAAGCTGTAATTGGTGT
Encoded here:
- a CDS encoding glycosyltransferase, with translation MTVVPEPIRMEARNEPRRIALVHDYLVQDGGAERVLLAFHELFSRAPIFTLFHDPERTHVGFKHADIRPSKLNKLPFARRHYQWYLPLMPEAVESIDLSGYDLVLSSSSNFAKGIIATPESLHVCYLHTPTRFLWQERLGYVNDIPQPRLIKRLLPAYLHHLRQWDQLAAMRPDLLLTNSRTSQMRIRRFYSRESEVMAPPVDVDRIPLSTKPGTYWLTGGRLVAYKRFDLVVRAFAKLNLPLKIFGVGPEMDKLRRMAGSKTEFLGHITDEAKIQLFREAVAFLHPQIEDFGITAVEAMAAGRPIIAFGQGGAAETVMDGVTGTFFEMQTWEDIGNAAIRFDPSRYDPRKIRAHAETFGKAAFQKRLKERLSTAWASRAV
- a CDS encoding tyrosine-type recombinase/integrase, with translation MNQDLIHEYQLFLNRSAGRGESGMRKSTQNYHLIALRSFLKFLNKRDIETLSAEKIDLAKQGSRDVSFLDAGDLPRLLEAPDKTDALPIVKAHDKAILELFFSTGMRVSELANLKISQINLDREEFTVRGKGDKNRIVFLSQQARFALKNYLGMRKDEAPYLFIRHDRAKSGVKEIGALTPRSIERLVHHYSVVAGIPKHVSPHTLRHSFATDLLMNGADLRSVQTMLGHSSITTTQIYTHITNQQLKDVHKAFHGKQRDGDDGVEKEEKT
- a CDS encoding glycosyltransferase family 4 protein gives rise to the protein MNILFDGRSLADPNSGGVKRVATGLLEALRKQGAAITVATSGATRPPISDEHIQLPNKLLSLVIWLHLTSFDRLFKKKSDLLFLPNIGWLGTPKTPYALVVHDLSFLIEPRWFSWKSRLWHQMIGAVHQIKNARIIFAVSECTKRDLVRLLRIPADHIVVIPLGLDSTFQPPTSPSFIQRKFLLALGANDPRKNAALSRTVAKETGLELKLIGDSPIRVSDEELDQLYAQATAFLYPSWYEGFGLPLHEAARHGTPCIASTAGALPETAPEGTIFASPSKPQQWIEAVHTILNHPLSHRTKTGINGWDQAAQIIIHHLARLPNPPHQI
- a CDS encoding site-specific integrase, giving the protein MAKLSTHLRVYLEHLEIEKGRSPLTIRNYDFYLRRFID
- a CDS encoding DUF2339 domain-containing protein; the encoded protein is MDFIVLLLCFGVAYLLWKVKNLEERLDNVSPQKTEVVNKVMREAPKPHVTKIEEKQKETVPAKPAWEFKMGAWVYTAVGGIALLLGLGFLLRFAIENNLISPVLRVALGLALGGILAGLGYWLETRMRNFAHILLGTGLGAWYLSLYAATMTYSLIPATIGFALVCAVTVAGIALALRFNTQSLAAFAMVGGFLTPFLLDARTASPHAFFIYLLLLNAVMLAVSWYKPWRILPGLSFVGTVLSYAAWSYGNGEVAWFIPFTYLAILFLCFFGRSLLRVLKGKLDPADYTLLCSNPVFFFAILSDLHPANIEGRYWAAGLAIAFALIHFAVAAWRERVAFIGIGSLFLAMAAPLYFNDSRWFLLAWTFEALILGIVADKLKSRGLDLLSHALFGFAAVGLIDALGTAAGNMPWINLRMFLFAIAIGAFLVMVWYDERKRMNEHQAKRPWLSSAHLIVTYALILVAVTSEIAVFYQPDESLWISTACVVLGSFALMGGLWIGSFALRIAGTATIGIAGLIAIVIALTSNAEHILFSPRVLALLICAAVVGTVRIYLRSADNGLSKDESGFLKPATWLVANSFLLFLASMEAVNAARILGGTSQTGQVALSVTWLIYGIILVIYGIVGKSILSRGSAVALFALVIAKVVLIDTAELDNFARFVTFISLGGVLMISGFLYNKFKTRIEG
- a CDS encoding sugar transferase, with the translated sequence MRRLDLAFAALLLPLDFLALLGAAVSAYALRFSPYFIGIRPIITEIPFPQYLASATGFALLWMLLFAMAGLYSMRQRRAWNTLGRVFISCLAGIMLLIAIVFFSRALDTSRFVIAAVFGFAVIYVSLARLALRAFRRILFRGRIGHEQIALVGSSRAAMDIAMLYKQHPELGWTIVKQYKTWNEATKKDLRDLASKHKIDTVLLAEPELNRTDALELIGLAEEFHLGFRYLADLFSATFTNVEMDTFGGVPVISVKRTKLDGWGRIFKRLFDIVASSILILITSPLIIFSTIALWIEDGLPVFFLNERVGERGNLFRLMKLRSMWRRYSIGPQFKKQKAALKIEQELIKEKSIKEGPVYKIADDPRVTPVGHFIRRWSIDELPQFINVFKGDMSLVGPRPHQPREVANYLPHHRRVLAIKPGITGLAQISGRSDLDFEDEVRLDAWYIENWSPALDLYILIKTPMAVINKKGAY
- a CDS encoding slipin family protein; its protein translation is MRTLLSFSFLFWPLLILLLVCVRQVNQYERGVKFMFGKFHKLVEPGWRLVVPIVQSMTKVDVRTKAVEVPYQDAITRDNVSCKVNAVVYYRVVDAGRAVIVVENFWNAVSQLAQTTMRNVVGELTLDELLSDRDQASARIKELVATHTADWGIEVQTVELKDISLPEDMQRTIAKQAEAERERRAVIINSEGEVIAADNLKKAAEILSSNPAALHLRTLNSINDISSDASNTIVFAVPMEVLRAFEAVAKK